In Ostrinia nubilalis chromosome 6, ilOstNubi1.1, whole genome shotgun sequence, the genomic window gattattagaaaaaacataatctcttaatcgagagacaattatacgttcgtataacttacccatggtctttaagagactgatgggtctgtagcttgtggggtcagccagtttcttaccgggcttcgggatgccaatgacttctgcctctttccacgcgtcgggaaagatgcagtgagacatggccgcgttgaaaatagcaaccaagaggtatactaggggggcgggcagggcgcgtaagactctattagagatacggtccgggccgggggctttgttgggacggaaacctttgattatcgttcgcacctcgtcgacgttggtcgggtctagggttgtggtcggagggagggcggctctacgttcgacttcgctgtccaccatgcggaggtgggcagagtctactgggagggtactgggggagcactgtgcttctagactgtcggctagacattcggctttggcgtcgtcgtcaaacgcaagcgtttgatcgggacgtaaaagcggtggcgtggacgctacggtgtcagacttaaaggctctcgtcaacttccaataggcttggtgagatggcgagatttctttaagtagatcatcccactgattgttacggagttccgcgatacgagccttgacagcgcgctgtaaggaacgtaggcggactctgttttcctcggttggataagcgtcataatcgcgagtggctgcgttctttgccctcaatagttctcgcgcatcgtccggcaacctgagacggtggttagccatcgcaggcacttgcctagacgagtcgccgatggcgaccgagatgtgactagtgagcgcatcgatcgcgtgaatagtttcgtgaggcgaaactatatcgtcggggattgaggacagttgtgggctctgacagttcccaagttttaccttgagtttgtcccagtccacaactgtcttcatagtgggtgtagactcaggagagcctagttgtagtacgaccgggcgatggtcagaagtgagcgcgtgcatggtttctatagagtgtaggcggaggcctatattctttagaattgccatgtccagaatgtcgggccgatgctcgacattgtaaggatagtgagtgggcgtcatagggactaagatgtcaaagatgagttcctcagagagttcgcttaacatgttgccattggcagtggatgttacgcaaccccaatgagtgtgtttgctattaaagtcgccgccaagaatgactgcactattcatagcaaagagggcctgaaagtcgctccttaagggagtcttgttcggggagaggtaaaccgagccgatgaggatgggctcgtgtccagtcatggctagccgacagagtgagacttctaggttagagagagaagggggatcgactaaagcacagtgcagagaacgcttataataaataagcgtgccgccgccacgtgtgggcctatcgtgtctaatgatattgtagttcgctatcctgggattgcgaatagagggtgttaagagggtctcttgaaccagaaagatgtcgacctggtggtcggtaaggaactgagtaacctcgtccttctgctgtctaagaccgttagcgttgaaaaaagctaaggtgattgaccggggtttgatcctagcggtgggattagccattacggagcgtggaaagaggagatagcgtagcaaaagtctacgtgttcggcgaggatagataacctatccatgatgttgccttcgccattagtcgcgcgcagttttgcggcgatcacaaacatctcgccgacattaatttggccaaagaagtctctgaccaatttaatgtcagccgcaggtgaatgtgaaggctggggcttggcttgaggggccgggactttgtgggccggtgccttaggggcaggggaACTTAGGTTAGGCGCCTgatgggtaggtgcctttggcgtagccttaggggctgggtggggttgaggagcctgctggggcgcgggtggggccacagctgtttgggcgggtgcgggagtaaggctggcagcctgggtgtagACCAGtggcctagcccaagcattgggcctgttggggcggaggctaggagcctcacttgctaccgcaaagttgcgagtagcattgatctgcctgggggcagaggggatgggggcacgcggctgagtgcgtggagcccggggacaaccgcgataattcgcaggatgaccctggctaccacacagtatgcagctcggtggttcggtggctgtggccttgtcacggacacagtcggctgtgccgtgatcgcctaggcacttgacgcacctaggacgggcgtgacaattacgggcagcgtgcccgtaatgttgacagcggtggcattggccgggagcgccgcgctttcggggtggctcaactttgagcccggagataaagcaaaccgatttcaaattgaaaatagatTTGGCTTCgtcggaatagtccaagactacttggacaaggtcaaaaggttcacgtgtacgagtcctgtacagcCGATGAACTTGTTTGACGGGGAATTTTTGGGCCTTaaggtcggccaagatggaggcggagtctagctccttgggaatgccacggataacaacccgcagctccctttcctcctcgcgggggaaggtatgataaccgatacggttttcatcaAGGAAGCgagttagggctcggtgctcgtccgaggtggacaaggacaccttaatgcctacattgcacgacttagcgtgcgagaaattgatgtggcgctccttgagcgcgccggaaattttgttccaggacgccttgtcctggacaaagactggggggactctggcagtccggccggtgctcgactgcgagccggagggctGGGAGGATTGCGAGGGCTGGGAtaggcccgagttggccttcagcgccttcgcagggggggaaggagggggagaggccgcggatttgcgggtcctcttcggacgactgacggtggtgaagccaccgtcatcggcgtctgagacagagtcacattccatgtccctactgggggcatgggattggtgatctatcacaatagagtgctcgttcgtgagcgggattggtagcggggccgagttaggatcgcacatggcgtcctcgggacatgacggggaagcaggctcctcatagacggagcttgcgagggattttgcccgtatgtgggctttaaacccggagagaacctccgggtgagtggcccggaggaactttaggagttcctccgtgtccatggcatggagttgagattcgcgacgcgtgaatctacaccggttcgcaagtcgcaaccaccgagaagagccggcaagaaactcggtggttatagcggtgtgtaagtcccgcacagtcggtgtaaaccgagCGGGGTGTGtcggaaaagtgtgccctagccaatgtaactacgccgcaacgtagcaacgccgcgacgtagggtgagtacctactcctagcagtccttcaggagggccccggtcgtaaaaacaaccagggatacgctccttcagggatggaaagtagggaggggtagggggggtcacgcccggcagtgagaagactgtgaaaccgagtgtctcaagggcgaggaggaacgcctcaccctctcaaacgtgccttccaggaggccaaggttcacagcctaatataccggcggcggcaggaaatttcagcgccttgtaaaaggcactgtcggtcgctcccaatcgaaccgaaccgcctttagaaaggcgtttaactacgcttgttcgttatcaccgttaggtatcccaagcgcagccgcgggcaagccacgtaattgtgacaaaacaccacagaaacaagactcgcagagcgagggcgataagctcgaggaactcggagcgcagcgcatgcgagcgggcgggcgaggcggagcgcacgtccgtaccgtgcgagcgatgcgaagcgacTGCTGATGCCAGCTGGAGCGGTCCATTCCGTATTTATGGAGAGCGGCTATCTCCGTCCCGCTTTCACATgctattgctatccctgtcttcgggaaatccacagtttttgctaattttctccaactggcaggtagttttacaatggttccttattttctacagatgcgtaattaaattatctacattatacaaaaagtttcatcacaaaattcccaaaattggcgaagttattgacaaaaaacctaaaacggctctctttacggtattgcctcgcgcaacggaccatccgtgcaagacaaggacaaaacatattgctatctcgcgctctagaatgttcgaagcgagaggtccgatatttccgtctcgtttcttctctattttttcctgaacattccagattttccagaaaagtgtgaaagagaagctattttgtggaagtgagagatcagacaatgcaagaaagaggcctaccgagtgagtaagcgagagagcctgatggttttcgctacggtattgcctttttggcgaaaatttcatgttcattttcttaattacgaaacagattaattagcTAATTTGCACTATTTTACATGATGCTGCCAACATTAATCTTGACTATTCTTGACGTCGCTAACATTCTCCCCCGCAGTGCGAAGCACTCCTTCCTCCGGATGCGACGTCTTGGCAGGAACCAGGACTACCACTCGTCGCGTCGGTCGCCGCAGCACTCCTCCGGGTGTTCGCACGTCGAGGATTCTTACTCTGCCGTCCGGTCCAGGATACACTCGCAGCACTTCCCCTCGTGGCCAAGTGTTCCTTGGTAGCGTCGCGTCGACTATTAATACGACGTCGCCGACTTGAGGGTCTTCGGTCTCCCGGCCGGCTATTTTCCTCGGCATCAAAGTTGGCAGGTATTCCTTCAGCCACCTTTGCCAGAAGTGGTCCGTCAAGCGCTGCGCTGTCCTCCAGTTCGCCTTCCCGATGAGGTCGTGGTCTTCAAATACACCCGGCGCCATTGCTCCACAGGATCTTCCGATGAGGAAGTGGTTCGGCGTTAGGCTTTCTTCGTCCTCGGGATCCATACTGATGTGGGTGAGGGGACGCGAGTTCACGATATGCTCCACTTCGAGGAGGAGCGTGTGTAGGACCTCTTCTGGTGGTGATTTTTCTTTAAGAACGGTCATTAATGATGTCTTTACCGAGCGGACCATTCTTTCCCAGGCGCCTCCCATATTCGGACATCCAGGTGGGATGAATCGCCATGTGATTCCTTCCCTTGAGGCGGCCTCTTGCAATTCTCTATTGGCCCCCACGAAGTTAGTCCCGTTGTCGCTGAAGATTATCTTCGGCGTCCCTCTTCGTGCAGCCATTCTTCGCAGGGCCATGATCATGGAGCTGGTGCTTAATGAATTAGCCAGCTCCAGGTGTATCGCCCGGGTCGTTAAGCAGGTGAACAGGGCTCCCCATCTCTTCTCAGTTCTCCTCCCGATCGTGACTTGCATCGGGCCGAAGTAATCTACTGCCGTGCAGGTGAAGGGTGGTTGATGATGCTGCAATCGTTCGGCCGGCAAGTCTCCGGTGGGTGGTATTTGAGGCTCTCCCTTGTGGACTCTGCACCATTGACACCCATGTGTGATCCATCTTGTGGTGCTGCGCAAGCCGAGTACCCAGAACTTCTGCCTTATTTCGTTGATTATCGTCGCGGAGTTGCCATGGTAGAACCGTTTGTGATAGAACCCTATGATGAGCCGGCGGATTTGACTTTTCCCGTCCAGTATGATCGGGTTGGTTCGTCCTTCTCCCGAACCAATCTTCCTGGTGCGCGTCCTCAGTTTTAGGATTCCGCGGCCATCCAGGTATATGTCAATCTTCTTTAGTCGGCTCGAGTTCTCCAGTGGCCTCCCTTTTTCGAGGCAGCAAAGTTCTTTGGAGAAGCTCTCCTGCTGGCTCCTCTTGATAAGCTCCTTTTCTGCCCTATGTATGAACTTATCTTCCAGCGTTAAGAAgaccttttcttttttcttctccCGGGGGACGTGACTCGGTGTTTTCTTCCATCTTCGGTGCCTGACGATGTGGACACTTCTTTTTTCCGCTACTCCTCTTTTTAGCAGGTCGATGAACTGGAATATGCGCGCTGTACTGCGTAGCAGTCGAGTCCAGTCGGAGAATCTCTTCGGGTCCGGAGTGACTTGTGGTATGACCTTCAATGTGGCAACAACTTGGGGATTCTTCTCTTCTCCGGTGAGTTCTTCTTTGACTTCAAAGCGTCTCGCCGGCCAATCTTCTTTGTTTCCATATAAGAAGGTGGGACCTTTGAACCATCTTGCGTTTTCATCAAACTCGTTCGGAGTGCCTCTTGTGGCATCATCTGCGGGGTTTTCCTTTGTCGGCACCCATCTCCAATCTTGAATTCGCGTCAGCTCTTCAATTTCCGCGAGGCGATGGGCCACGAACGTCTTGAATTTTCTCGGGTCTGCTTTCAACCATTGAAGGACGGTGCTGGAGTCTGTCCAGAAGGTCCTTTCTTCAATAAATTGCCGTAGACGGTGATGACGTTGCCCCGAAGATCACTGAGGCCATGCGGTATTCTTCCGGTTTGCCGTTCCTTTTGCTGCCGCGCCATAAGAACCGCAGACTGTCCCGGTCTTCTTCCCTCATTTGGATGCGTAGGAACATTTCCTTGATGTCGGCGACGACGGCGACTGGACCTTCCCGGAACCTGAGAAGCACTCCGAAGAGCGACTGCAATAAGTCAGGCCCAGGCAGCAGCGCATCGTTGAGGCTCTTCCCGTTGAACTTGGCGGCGGCGTCGAGAACTATCCTCGGTTTCTTCTTTATCGGGTGCATCACCGCGAAGTGAGGCAAGTAGAATGTTCTCCCTGGCGTCGTGGTTTCTGGAGCTTTCTCTGCATATCCATTCTTCAGCAGATTTTCTATTTGTTCTTCATACGAAGTCTTCAGTGCTGGGTCCTTGTCTAATTTCTTCTCCATGTTGATGAGACGCTGGTGTGCCTGATGGTAGTTGTTCGGTAGAGTTTCCCTTTCACTTTTCCACAGCAGCCCAGACTCGAACCGTCCATTTGGTAGCCTCTTCGTGGTCTTCTCTAGGACGTCGAGTGCCCTTTTGTCGGCGTCATTACTTGGCCGACGTGCTTGCACCCCGAGCGACTCTATCTCGAAGTGCCGGCGGACCAGGGCTTCTGTTTCGTCTTCCATCAACCTGCTGTGGTGCACGAACTTGACAGGGACACTTCCTCCGGCGTCGCATCCGTGTAAGACCCATCCCAAGCTGGTCAAGGAGG contains:
- the LOC135072748 gene encoding uncharacterized protein LOC135072748 codes for the protein MHYEKKAIPKEKRRAAAAAAAAAAAAAAASTPTAANVAVATVAAANAAAATPATTVTTVPTVEGQYAPPTPQVHEQTPRLSRVNQDTRSVRSSRRRAEIEAKLRVARQELEVAKAELELAQLDSDMEEDPEEVQYRQMQVKNWLDHSNTIAERVPPELQPIPPPPPAAPLPPPPQVLPLPPPPPPQVLPPPPPQPLPTEGRTDIQELAMAITKLSQRAEGGLTRQLVDLPSFNGACEEWLAFRRSYEDTARSFTPAQNLARLRRCLQGHAREAVKSLLFTAENPEELMKSLEVRFGRPGAIALAELKKMERLPRVNESSGEICMFASRVRNAVATIRALGKTEYLCAPGAVECLIEKMPPTMKSRWLMYQRERRAEGKPALELMYDFMEVEADINSDYAPPEVSWDQKRNMFKRPVHHVQQTEGRREEPKTDAKKCPECREDHWLYECKKYKEASVEDKWEIVKKARMCFKCLRFKHSRNTCRAQPCKKCMRWHHISLHSEKPAAAKTQEKPAEGVVSSVHTTSCGKAYLKMTPVNLYGPKGTAKVLALLDEGSTVTLLDSSVAKKIGAQGKPEAITIEMVGGNGMQKSNSQKINMKIKGVHCRNKLNMEARTIDNLKLAKQGVEERMLQKCKHLQKIKDKLVYDKEEPQLLIGQDNWGLIVTRILRKGKASEPVASLTSLGWVLHGCDAGGSVPVKFVHHSRLMEDETEALVRRHFEIESLGVQARRPSNDADKRALDVLEKTTKRLPNGRFESGLLWKSERETLPNNYHQAHQRLINMEKKLDKDPALKTSYEEQIENLLKNGYAEKAPETTTPGRTFYLPHFAVMHPIKKKPRIVLDAAAKFNGKSLNDALLPGPDLLQSLFGVLLRFREGPVAVVADIKEMFLRIQMREEDRDSLRFLWRGSKRNGKPEEYQRTFWTDSSTVLQWLKADPRKFKTFVAHRLAEIEELTRIQDWRWVPTKENPADDATRGTPNEFDENARWFKGPTFLYGNKEDWPARRFEVKEELTGEEKNPQVVATLKVIPQVTPDPKRFSDWTRLLRSTARIFQFIDLLKRGVAEKRSVHIVRHRRWKKTPSHVPREKKKEKVFLTLEDKFIHRAEKELIKRSQQESFSKELCCLEKGRPLENSSRLKKIDIYLDGRGILKLRTRTRKIGSGEGRTNPIILDGKSQIRRLIIGFYHKRFYHGNSATIINEIRQKFWVLGLRSTTRWITHGCQWCRVHKGEPQIPPTGDLPAERLQHHQPPFTCTAVDYFGPMQVTIGRRTEKRWGALFTCLTTRAIHLELANSLSTSSMIMALRRMAARRGTPKIIFSDNGTNFVGANRELQEAASREGITWRFIPPGCPNMGGAWERMVRSVKTSLMTVLKEKSPPEEVLHTLLLEVEHIVNSRPLTHISMDPEDEESLTPNHFLIGRSCGAMAPGVFEDHDLIGKANWRTAQRLTDHFWQRWLKEYLPTLMPRKIAGRETEDPQVGDVVLIVDATLPRNTWPRGEVLRVYPGPDGRVRILDVRTPGGVLRRPTRRVVVLVPAKTSHPEEGVLRTAGENVSDVKNSQD